From a single Cotesia glomerata isolate CgM1 linkage group LG6, MPM_Cglom_v2.3, whole genome shotgun sequence genomic region:
- the LOC123266615 gene encoding protein diaphanous isoform X7, with translation MITEWLDTWFGRPKKSGRGGGVRSGTGFNTMPRPHSGDDFDEIEQQRSIIEKMDEETVNDRFEKMLANMNLTEEKKEPLRQQPEAKKKEMLVLHMKGSIQENRSKFDKPADYIQYLAQPDLSVNKIYSCIESLRIALTNNPLSWVQEFGTKGLKQVLATLNECYRNASIHFDSDNRYERIQYECIRCLKAIMNNTVGIKEMLAHQEALTIVARSLEPSKPSVMYEAVKLLGAVCLISSDSHKKVLDAITMNGEFKGRDRFLPIVQGLMNKQNENLRVVCLQLINSIISSAEELDFRLHLRNEIMRVGFADILESLERDDSEDLSRHLKIFNDYKEEDYEEFVQRFDNVRLEMDDVNDCFEVIKNMVMETVAEPYFLSILQHLLFIRDDVQVRPAYYKLIEECVSQIVLHRSGCDPDFSATKRFQIDVQPLIDTLVEKSRAEEERKLVEMSQKLEEAISSKQEAEAKLAHAENKIKELEAGGAKPTKLAIPPPPPIPGMGGPPPPPMPGMGGPPPPPMPGMGGPPPPPMPGMGGPPPPPMPGMGGPPPPPMPGMGPPPPPMMGGPRPPMMNAVEVLPHGLKPKKKWEVDGPLKRANWKAILPQKMTEKSFWVKVQEDKLASPEILNGLAQKFSSKPASKKIDDVVDKSAPAKKIKDFKVLDGKSAQNICILLSGTLKHMSYEEVKSCLLKCEGPVINDNVLQGLIQYLPPPDQLTKLQQYKDQYDDLTEAEQFCVTISTIKRLLPRLRSLSFMLRYEELVADVKPDVVAGTAACEEVKNSKKFARILELILLLGNYMNSGSKNGGAFGFEISFLTKLTSTKDIENKETLMHYLVDTIERKFPECLSFAEELPHVDRASRVSLENIQRTLRQMDANIRNLEQDLTNSKIPQSDIDRFAEIMSPFAKKARESYEVMQNMFKNMDTLYTDISEFFAFDKQKYTIEEFFGDIKKFKDDFGQAQKEIVKMREGEEKQRRAREAREKAEVERAARAARKRALVDMNAHETQEGVMDSLMEALQTGSAFSRPDQRRKRQTRVAGAERRAQLNRSRSRTGLVGTGLIGRELSTELLSSA, from the exons ATGATTACTGAATGG cTGGACACATGGTTCGGAAGACCAAAAAAATCTGGCCGCGGAGGAGGCGTAAGAAGCGGTACAGGATTTAATACAATGCCCCGTCCACATTCTGGAGATGACTTTGATGAAATTGAACAGCAAAGATCAATTATTGAGAAGATGGATGAAGAAACTGTTAATGATCGTTTTGAAAAGATGTTG GCGAACATGAATCTGACAGAAGAAAAAAAGGAGCCACTTAGACAGCAACCAGAGGCCAAGAAGAAAGAAATGCTGGTGCTGCATATGAAAGGCAGTATCCAGGAAAACagatcaaaatttgacaaaccAGCTGATTACATCCAATATCTCGCGCAACCAGAtctcagtgtaaataaaatttacagctGCATCGAGTCACTGAGAATAGCGTTGACAAACAATCCGTTGAGCTGGGTCCAGGAATTTGGCACCAAGGGACTTAAACAAGTTCTCGCAACACTTAACGAGTGTTATCGGAA TGCCTCTATACATTTTGATAG TGATAATCGGTACGAAAGAATCCAGTACGAGTGTATAAGATGTCTCAAAGCAATAATGAACAACACAGTAGGAATAAAAGAGATGCTTGCTCACCAAGAAGCCCTAACAATAGTAGCGCGTTCACTGGAGCCCAGCAAGCCCTCGGTGATGTACGAGGCAGTAAAATTATTGGGAGCTGTTTGTTTGATTTCCAGCGACAGCCATAAAAAGGTTTTAGATGCGATAACTATGAACGGAGAGTTTAAAGGTCGTGATAGATTTTTACCAATAGTCCAAGGGCTCATGAACAagcaaaatgaaaatttaagagTCGTATGTCTTCAACTTATAAATTCCATTATTTCTTCCGCTGAAGAGCTCGATTTCCGATTACACCTGAGGAATGAAATAATGCGCGTAGGGTTCGCAGATATTTTGGAATCTTTAGAGCGCGATGACTCGGAAGACTTGTCGAGACATTTAAAGATTTTCAACGATTACAAAGAGGAAGACTACGAAGAGTTTGTCCAGAGGTTCGATAACGTCAGACTAGAAATGGACGACGTTAATGATTGTTTTGAAGTTATTAAGAACATGGTGATGGAAACAGTCGCGGAGCCGTACTTCCTTTCAATTCTTCAGCACCTGTTGTTTATCCGCGATGACGTCCAAGTCAGACCTGCTTATTACAAGCTTATAGAAGAGTGTGTGTCTCAGATTGTTTTGCATCGCTCAGGGTGTGATCCTGACTTCAGCGCGACCAAGCGATTCCAGATAGACGTCCAACCGCTTATAGATACTCTGGTGGAAAAATCCCGAGCTGAAGAAGAGCGAAAATTAGTAGAGATGTCGCAGAAACTCGAAGAAGCGATTTCTAGTAAACAAGAAGCCGAAGCGAAGCTTGCTCACGCGGAGAATAAAATCAAAGAGTTGGAAGCTGGAGGAGCTAAGCCGACTAAATTGGCAATACCTCCTCCACCGCCTATCCCTGGTATGGGAGGACCACCTCCGCCACCGATGCCCGGAATGGGAGGTCCACCTCCTCCGCCTATGCCGGGCATGGGAGGCCCACCTCCGCCTCCTATGCCTGGAATGGGAGGCCCACCTCCACCGCCTATGCCTGGTATGGGAGGTCCGCCACCTCCTCCGATGCCGGGAATGGGTCCTCCACCTCCTCCGATGATGGGAGGTCCTAGGCCGCCGATGATGAACGCCGTTGAAGTTCTTCCGCACGGTCTCAAGCCCAAGAAGAAGTGGGAAGTCGATGGTCCTCTGAAGCGAGCCAACTGGAAAGCTATTTTGCCTCAAAAAATGACCGAGAAGTCCTTCTGGGTCAAAGTTCAGGAAGACAAACTCGCGAGTCCGGAAATTTTGAATGGATTGGCGCAGAAGTTCTCCTCCAAGCCGGCGAGCAAGAAGATAGATGATGTGGTAGATAAATCCGCTCCagctaagaaaataaaagactTTAAGGTACTTGATGGAAAGTCTGCccaaaatatttgtattttgcTTAGTGGTACGCTCAAACACATGTCCTACGAGGAAGTTAAGAGTTGCTTGCTTAAATGTGAGGGCCCGGTTATCAATGACAACGTACTCCAGGGACTGATTCAGTACCTGCCACCTCCAGATCAGCTGACCAAGCTGCAACAGTATAAAGACCAGTACGATGACCTTACAGAAGCTGAACAATTTTGCGTTACAATTTCTACGATAAAGAGATTGCTTCCGAGATTGAGATCTTTGAGTTTTATGTTGCGGTACGAAGAGCTGGTGGCTGATGTCAAGCCTGACGTTGTTGCTGGAACTGCCGCTTGCGAGGAAGTTAAGAATAGTAAAAAGTTTGCGAGAATTCTCGAGCTTATTCTTTTGCTTGGTAATTACATGAACTCTGGATCTAAAAATGGTGGTGCGTTTGGATTTGAAATTAGTTTTCTTACCAag ttaaccAGCACGAAAGACATCGAAAACAAAGAAACACTGATGCATTATCTGGTAGACACAATTGAGAGAAAGTTCCCTGAGTGTCTAAGCTTCGCTGAAGAATTGCCCCACGTTGATAGAGCCAGTCGTGTATCCTTGGAGAACATACAGCGTACTTTGAGACAAATGGATGCGAATATCAGAAACTTGGAGCAAGATCTCACCAACTCGAAGATTCCTCAGAGTGACATTGACAGATTCGCGGAAATAATGTCACCGTTTGCCAAAAAAGCCCGTGAATCTTACGAAGTAATGCAGAATATGTTCAAAAATATGGACACTCTTTATACGGATATTTCCGAATTCTTCGCGTTCGACAAACAGAAGTACACCATCGAGGAGTTCTTCGgagacataaaaaaattcaaggacGACTTTGGg caAGCACAAAAGGAAATCGTGAAGATGCGCGAGGGCGAGGAGAAGCAGAGGCGCGCTCGTGAGGCTCGAGAGAAAGCCGAGGTCGAACGGGCAGCTCGTGCTGCTCGAAAACGTGCTCTAGTTGATATGAACGCCCACGAAACCCAGGAGGGAGTAATGGATAGTTTGATGGAGGCACTGCAAACTGGATCGGCGTTCAGTCGACCCGATCAGCGACGCAAACGACAAACACGAGTCGCTGGTG caGAGAGACGAGCGCAATTGAATAGAAGCCGTTCAAGAACTGGACTCGTTGGTACTGGACTGATTGGCAGAGAATTATCaac agaATTATTGAGCTCAGCGTAG
- the LOC123266615 gene encoding protein diaphanous isoform X1: MSIQRRKSWYKTAEKLDTWFGRPKKSGRGGGVRSGTGFNTMPRPHSGDDFDEIEQQRSIIEKMDEETVNDRFEKMLANMNLTEEKKEPLRQQPEAKKKEMLVLHMKGSIQENRSKFDKPADYIQYLAQPDLSVNKIYSCIESLRIALTNNPLSWVQEFGTKGLKQVLATLNECYRNASIHFDSDNRYERIQYECIRCLKAIMNNTVGIKEMLAHQEALTIVARSLEPSKPSVMYEAVKLLGAVCLISSDSHKKVLDAITMNGEFKGRDRFLPIVQGLMNKQNENLRVVCLQLINSIISSAEELDFRLHLRNEIMRVGFADILESLERDDSEDLSRHLKIFNDYKEEDYEEFVQRFDNVRLEMDDVNDCFEVIKNMVMETVAEPYFLSILQHLLFIRDDVQVRPAYYKLIEECVSQIVLHRSGCDPDFSATKRFQIDVQPLIDTLVEKSRAEEERKLVEMSQKLEEAISSKQEAEAKLAHAENKIKELEAGGAKPTKLAIPPPPPIPGMGGPPPPPMPGMGGPPPPPMPGMGGPPPPPMPGMGGPPPPPMPGMGGPPPPPMPGMGPPPPPMMGGPRPPMMNAVEVLPHGLKPKKKWEVDGPLKRANWKAILPQKMTEKSFWVKVQEDKLASPEILNGLAQKFSSKPASKKIDDVVDKSAPAKKIKDFKVLDGKSAQNICILLSGTLKHMSYEEVKSCLLKCEGPVINDNVLQGLIQYLPPPDQLTKLQQYKDQYDDLTEAEQFCVTISTIKRLLPRLRSLSFMLRYEELVADVKPDVVAGTAACEEVKNSKKFARILELILLLGNYMNSGSKNGGAFGFEISFLTKLTSTKDIENKETLMHYLVDTIERKFPECLSFAEELPHVDRASRVSLENIQRTLRQMDANIRNLEQDLTNSKIPQSDIDRFAEIMSPFAKKARESYEVMQNMFKNMDTLYTDISEFFAFDKQKYTIEEFFGDIKKFKDDFGQAQKEIVKMREGEEKQRRAREAREKAEVERAARAARKRALVDMNAHETQEGVMDSLMEALQTGSAFSRPDQRRKRQTRVAGAERRAQLNRSRSRTGLVGTGLIGRELSTELLSSA, encoded by the exons cTGGACACATGGTTCGGAAGACCAAAAAAATCTGGCCGCGGAGGAGGCGTAAGAAGCGGTACAGGATTTAATACAATGCCCCGTCCACATTCTGGAGATGACTTTGATGAAATTGAACAGCAAAGATCAATTATTGAGAAGATGGATGAAGAAACTGTTAATGATCGTTTTGAAAAGATGTTG GCGAACATGAATCTGACAGAAGAAAAAAAGGAGCCACTTAGACAGCAACCAGAGGCCAAGAAGAAAGAAATGCTGGTGCTGCATATGAAAGGCAGTATCCAGGAAAACagatcaaaatttgacaaaccAGCTGATTACATCCAATATCTCGCGCAACCAGAtctcagtgtaaataaaatttacagctGCATCGAGTCACTGAGAATAGCGTTGACAAACAATCCGTTGAGCTGGGTCCAGGAATTTGGCACCAAGGGACTTAAACAAGTTCTCGCAACACTTAACGAGTGTTATCGGAA TGCCTCTATACATTTTGATAG TGATAATCGGTACGAAAGAATCCAGTACGAGTGTATAAGATGTCTCAAAGCAATAATGAACAACACAGTAGGAATAAAAGAGATGCTTGCTCACCAAGAAGCCCTAACAATAGTAGCGCGTTCACTGGAGCCCAGCAAGCCCTCGGTGATGTACGAGGCAGTAAAATTATTGGGAGCTGTTTGTTTGATTTCCAGCGACAGCCATAAAAAGGTTTTAGATGCGATAACTATGAACGGAGAGTTTAAAGGTCGTGATAGATTTTTACCAATAGTCCAAGGGCTCATGAACAagcaaaatgaaaatttaagagTCGTATGTCTTCAACTTATAAATTCCATTATTTCTTCCGCTGAAGAGCTCGATTTCCGATTACACCTGAGGAATGAAATAATGCGCGTAGGGTTCGCAGATATTTTGGAATCTTTAGAGCGCGATGACTCGGAAGACTTGTCGAGACATTTAAAGATTTTCAACGATTACAAAGAGGAAGACTACGAAGAGTTTGTCCAGAGGTTCGATAACGTCAGACTAGAAATGGACGACGTTAATGATTGTTTTGAAGTTATTAAGAACATGGTGATGGAAACAGTCGCGGAGCCGTACTTCCTTTCAATTCTTCAGCACCTGTTGTTTATCCGCGATGACGTCCAAGTCAGACCTGCTTATTACAAGCTTATAGAAGAGTGTGTGTCTCAGATTGTTTTGCATCGCTCAGGGTGTGATCCTGACTTCAGCGCGACCAAGCGATTCCAGATAGACGTCCAACCGCTTATAGATACTCTGGTGGAAAAATCCCGAGCTGAAGAAGAGCGAAAATTAGTAGAGATGTCGCAGAAACTCGAAGAAGCGATTTCTAGTAAACAAGAAGCCGAAGCGAAGCTTGCTCACGCGGAGAATAAAATCAAAGAGTTGGAAGCTGGAGGAGCTAAGCCGACTAAATTGGCAATACCTCCTCCACCGCCTATCCCTGGTATGGGAGGACCACCTCCGCCACCGATGCCCGGAATGGGAGGTCCACCTCCTCCGCCTATGCCGGGCATGGGAGGCCCACCTCCGCCTCCTATGCCTGGAATGGGAGGCCCACCTCCACCGCCTATGCCTGGTATGGGAGGTCCGCCACCTCCTCCGATGCCGGGAATGGGTCCTCCACCTCCTCCGATGATGGGAGGTCCTAGGCCGCCGATGATGAACGCCGTTGAAGTTCTTCCGCACGGTCTCAAGCCCAAGAAGAAGTGGGAAGTCGATGGTCCTCTGAAGCGAGCCAACTGGAAAGCTATTTTGCCTCAAAAAATGACCGAGAAGTCCTTCTGGGTCAAAGTTCAGGAAGACAAACTCGCGAGTCCGGAAATTTTGAATGGATTGGCGCAGAAGTTCTCCTCCAAGCCGGCGAGCAAGAAGATAGATGATGTGGTAGATAAATCCGCTCCagctaagaaaataaaagactTTAAGGTACTTGATGGAAAGTCTGCccaaaatatttgtattttgcTTAGTGGTACGCTCAAACACATGTCCTACGAGGAAGTTAAGAGTTGCTTGCTTAAATGTGAGGGCCCGGTTATCAATGACAACGTACTCCAGGGACTGATTCAGTACCTGCCACCTCCAGATCAGCTGACCAAGCTGCAACAGTATAAAGACCAGTACGATGACCTTACAGAAGCTGAACAATTTTGCGTTACAATTTCTACGATAAAGAGATTGCTTCCGAGATTGAGATCTTTGAGTTTTATGTTGCGGTACGAAGAGCTGGTGGCTGATGTCAAGCCTGACGTTGTTGCTGGAACTGCCGCTTGCGAGGAAGTTAAGAATAGTAAAAAGTTTGCGAGAATTCTCGAGCTTATTCTTTTGCTTGGTAATTACATGAACTCTGGATCTAAAAATGGTGGTGCGTTTGGATTTGAAATTAGTTTTCTTACCAag ttaaccAGCACGAAAGACATCGAAAACAAAGAAACACTGATGCATTATCTGGTAGACACAATTGAGAGAAAGTTCCCTGAGTGTCTAAGCTTCGCTGAAGAATTGCCCCACGTTGATAGAGCCAGTCGTGTATCCTTGGAGAACATACAGCGTACTTTGAGACAAATGGATGCGAATATCAGAAACTTGGAGCAAGATCTCACCAACTCGAAGATTCCTCAGAGTGACATTGACAGATTCGCGGAAATAATGTCACCGTTTGCCAAAAAAGCCCGTGAATCTTACGAAGTAATGCAGAATATGTTCAAAAATATGGACACTCTTTATACGGATATTTCCGAATTCTTCGCGTTCGACAAACAGAAGTACACCATCGAGGAGTTCTTCGgagacataaaaaaattcaaggacGACTTTGGg caAGCACAAAAGGAAATCGTGAAGATGCGCGAGGGCGAGGAGAAGCAGAGGCGCGCTCGTGAGGCTCGAGAGAAAGCCGAGGTCGAACGGGCAGCTCGTGCTGCTCGAAAACGTGCTCTAGTTGATATGAACGCCCACGAAACCCAGGAGGGAGTAATGGATAGTTTGATGGAGGCACTGCAAACTGGATCGGCGTTCAGTCGACCCGATCAGCGACGCAAACGACAAACACGAGTCGCTGGTG caGAGAGACGAGCGCAATTGAATAGAAGCCGTTCAAGAACTGGACTCGTTGGTACTGGACTGATTGGCAGAGAATTATCaac agaATTATTGAGCTCAGCGTAG
- the LOC123266615 gene encoding protein diaphanous isoform X5, with protein sequence MKSIYALDTWFGRPKKSGRGGGVRSGTGFNTMPRPHSGDDFDEIEQQRSIIEKMDEETVNDRFEKMLANMNLTEEKKEPLRQQPEAKKKEMLVLHMKGSIQENRSKFDKPADYIQYLAQPDLSVNKIYSCIESLRIALTNNPLSWVQEFGTKGLKQVLATLNECYRNASIHFDSDNRYERIQYECIRCLKAIMNNTVGIKEMLAHQEALTIVARSLEPSKPSVMYEAVKLLGAVCLISSDSHKKVLDAITMNGEFKGRDRFLPIVQGLMNKQNENLRVVCLQLINSIISSAEELDFRLHLRNEIMRVGFADILESLERDDSEDLSRHLKIFNDYKEEDYEEFVQRFDNVRLEMDDVNDCFEVIKNMVMETVAEPYFLSILQHLLFIRDDVQVRPAYYKLIEECVSQIVLHRSGCDPDFSATKRFQIDVQPLIDTLVEKSRAEEERKLVEMSQKLEEAISSKQEAEAKLAHAENKIKELEAGGAKPTKLAIPPPPPIPGMGGPPPPPMPGMGGPPPPPMPGMGGPPPPPMPGMGGPPPPPMPGMGGPPPPPMPGMGPPPPPMMGGPRPPMMNAVEVLPHGLKPKKKWEVDGPLKRANWKAILPQKMTEKSFWVKVQEDKLASPEILNGLAQKFSSKPASKKIDDVVDKSAPAKKIKDFKVLDGKSAQNICILLSGTLKHMSYEEVKSCLLKCEGPVINDNVLQGLIQYLPPPDQLTKLQQYKDQYDDLTEAEQFCVTISTIKRLLPRLRSLSFMLRYEELVADVKPDVVAGTAACEEVKNSKKFARILELILLLGNYMNSGSKNGGAFGFEISFLTKLTSTKDIENKETLMHYLVDTIERKFPECLSFAEELPHVDRASRVSLENIQRTLRQMDANIRNLEQDLTNSKIPQSDIDRFAEIMSPFAKKARESYEVMQNMFKNMDTLYTDISEFFAFDKQKYTIEEFFGDIKKFKDDFGQAQKEIVKMREGEEKQRRAREAREKAEVERAARAARKRALVDMNAHETQEGVMDSLMEALQTGSAFSRPDQRRKRQTRVAGAERRAQLNRSRSRTGLVGTGLIGRELSTELLSSA encoded by the exons cTGGACACATGGTTCGGAAGACCAAAAAAATCTGGCCGCGGAGGAGGCGTAAGAAGCGGTACAGGATTTAATACAATGCCCCGTCCACATTCTGGAGATGACTTTGATGAAATTGAACAGCAAAGATCAATTATTGAGAAGATGGATGAAGAAACTGTTAATGATCGTTTTGAAAAGATGTTG GCGAACATGAATCTGACAGAAGAAAAAAAGGAGCCACTTAGACAGCAACCAGAGGCCAAGAAGAAAGAAATGCTGGTGCTGCATATGAAAGGCAGTATCCAGGAAAACagatcaaaatttgacaaaccAGCTGATTACATCCAATATCTCGCGCAACCAGAtctcagtgtaaataaaatttacagctGCATCGAGTCACTGAGAATAGCGTTGACAAACAATCCGTTGAGCTGGGTCCAGGAATTTGGCACCAAGGGACTTAAACAAGTTCTCGCAACACTTAACGAGTGTTATCGGAA TGCCTCTATACATTTTGATAG TGATAATCGGTACGAAAGAATCCAGTACGAGTGTATAAGATGTCTCAAAGCAATAATGAACAACACAGTAGGAATAAAAGAGATGCTTGCTCACCAAGAAGCCCTAACAATAGTAGCGCGTTCACTGGAGCCCAGCAAGCCCTCGGTGATGTACGAGGCAGTAAAATTATTGGGAGCTGTTTGTTTGATTTCCAGCGACAGCCATAAAAAGGTTTTAGATGCGATAACTATGAACGGAGAGTTTAAAGGTCGTGATAGATTTTTACCAATAGTCCAAGGGCTCATGAACAagcaaaatgaaaatttaagagTCGTATGTCTTCAACTTATAAATTCCATTATTTCTTCCGCTGAAGAGCTCGATTTCCGATTACACCTGAGGAATGAAATAATGCGCGTAGGGTTCGCAGATATTTTGGAATCTTTAGAGCGCGATGACTCGGAAGACTTGTCGAGACATTTAAAGATTTTCAACGATTACAAAGAGGAAGACTACGAAGAGTTTGTCCAGAGGTTCGATAACGTCAGACTAGAAATGGACGACGTTAATGATTGTTTTGAAGTTATTAAGAACATGGTGATGGAAACAGTCGCGGAGCCGTACTTCCTTTCAATTCTTCAGCACCTGTTGTTTATCCGCGATGACGTCCAAGTCAGACCTGCTTATTACAAGCTTATAGAAGAGTGTGTGTCTCAGATTGTTTTGCATCGCTCAGGGTGTGATCCTGACTTCAGCGCGACCAAGCGATTCCAGATAGACGTCCAACCGCTTATAGATACTCTGGTGGAAAAATCCCGAGCTGAAGAAGAGCGAAAATTAGTAGAGATGTCGCAGAAACTCGAAGAAGCGATTTCTAGTAAACAAGAAGCCGAAGCGAAGCTTGCTCACGCGGAGAATAAAATCAAAGAGTTGGAAGCTGGAGGAGCTAAGCCGACTAAATTGGCAATACCTCCTCCACCGCCTATCCCTGGTATGGGAGGACCACCTCCGCCACCGATGCCCGGAATGGGAGGTCCACCTCCTCCGCCTATGCCGGGCATGGGAGGCCCACCTCCGCCTCCTATGCCTGGAATGGGAGGCCCACCTCCACCGCCTATGCCTGGTATGGGAGGTCCGCCACCTCCTCCGATGCCGGGAATGGGTCCTCCACCTCCTCCGATGATGGGAGGTCCTAGGCCGCCGATGATGAACGCCGTTGAAGTTCTTCCGCACGGTCTCAAGCCCAAGAAGAAGTGGGAAGTCGATGGTCCTCTGAAGCGAGCCAACTGGAAAGCTATTTTGCCTCAAAAAATGACCGAGAAGTCCTTCTGGGTCAAAGTTCAGGAAGACAAACTCGCGAGTCCGGAAATTTTGAATGGATTGGCGCAGAAGTTCTCCTCCAAGCCGGCGAGCAAGAAGATAGATGATGTGGTAGATAAATCCGCTCCagctaagaaaataaaagactTTAAGGTACTTGATGGAAAGTCTGCccaaaatatttgtattttgcTTAGTGGTACGCTCAAACACATGTCCTACGAGGAAGTTAAGAGTTGCTTGCTTAAATGTGAGGGCCCGGTTATCAATGACAACGTACTCCAGGGACTGATTCAGTACCTGCCACCTCCAGATCAGCTGACCAAGCTGCAACAGTATAAAGACCAGTACGATGACCTTACAGAAGCTGAACAATTTTGCGTTACAATTTCTACGATAAAGAGATTGCTTCCGAGATTGAGATCTTTGAGTTTTATGTTGCGGTACGAAGAGCTGGTGGCTGATGTCAAGCCTGACGTTGTTGCTGGAACTGCCGCTTGCGAGGAAGTTAAGAATAGTAAAAAGTTTGCGAGAATTCTCGAGCTTATTCTTTTGCTTGGTAATTACATGAACTCTGGATCTAAAAATGGTGGTGCGTTTGGATTTGAAATTAGTTTTCTTACCAag ttaaccAGCACGAAAGACATCGAAAACAAAGAAACACTGATGCATTATCTGGTAGACACAATTGAGAGAAAGTTCCCTGAGTGTCTAAGCTTCGCTGAAGAATTGCCCCACGTTGATAGAGCCAGTCGTGTATCCTTGGAGAACATACAGCGTACTTTGAGACAAATGGATGCGAATATCAGAAACTTGGAGCAAGATCTCACCAACTCGAAGATTCCTCAGAGTGACATTGACAGATTCGCGGAAATAATGTCACCGTTTGCCAAAAAAGCCCGTGAATCTTACGAAGTAATGCAGAATATGTTCAAAAATATGGACACTCTTTATACGGATATTTCCGAATTCTTCGCGTTCGACAAACAGAAGTACACCATCGAGGAGTTCTTCGgagacataaaaaaattcaaggacGACTTTGGg caAGCACAAAAGGAAATCGTGAAGATGCGCGAGGGCGAGGAGAAGCAGAGGCGCGCTCGTGAGGCTCGAGAGAAAGCCGAGGTCGAACGGGCAGCTCGTGCTGCTCGAAAACGTGCTCTAGTTGATATGAACGCCCACGAAACCCAGGAGGGAGTAATGGATAGTTTGATGGAGGCACTGCAAACTGGATCGGCGTTCAGTCGACCCGATCAGCGACGCAAACGACAAACACGAGTCGCTGGTG caGAGAGACGAGCGCAATTGAATAGAAGCCGTTCAAGAACTGGACTCGTTGGTACTGGACTGATTGGCAGAGAATTATCaac agaATTATTGAGCTCAGCGTAG